Proteins encoded in a region of the Clostridium butyricum genome:
- a CDS encoding stage V sporulation protein D, whose amino-acid sequence MKKKSYKRKSIMQKKAVMAGVALTCLFVFLIGRLSYIMIVKRPEYAGKAEEQWTSEVKIDAVRGKILDRNGKELAVSANVYRVDLDLTTIRAYLDKRVDQLSSKEIEQRKSVGIPIPVGDDGITTSDIAPAIAKALNMDVETVKAKLETKLESGLPAGSATLIRRIEKEDADKVKSLKINGIVVSKDTKRYYPNNNFLAHVLGVTGNDGKGLTGIESEYNTYLSGIPGVKIGEFDKNNNDLPYGDSQFTSPVNGKDVTLTIDETIQSFAEKVAQQAYEDNKAKATSVLVMDPKTGEILAMVNKPDFNPNTPYEGYEGFDGATEGDKIQKMWRNRLVSDSFEPGSIFKVITAIAALEENLVNENTTFECGGGLDFGNRRINCWETQGHGLQTFPEIVQNSCNVGFMKVGEMLGKEKFYEYIKKFGFGDLTGIDLQGEADGIVKIPQNISPTDLATISFGHTNTVNSMQYMAAFNSVANGGTWIQPHIMKEVTHNDDNGVEIVDEKFEAKNREVASSEKTAELRKYLERVVTSGSATAAFIDGYHIGGKTGTAQKMENGAYIEGKYISSFVGMAPVDDPKVTVMITVDEPSNGNYYAGQVAVPYAHTLFTDIFNYLNNQFSQDDVGKIAKEVVIPEVRGMKKEDAQKALKDIKIQCDIEGNGDTIVSMDPYPGSSIKEGSIIKLYSSGSSDNSNKVSMPDIKGYSKESAYELLSKLGITATFEGEGAARDQSISSGEIVPKGTSVKITLESKYKD is encoded by the coding sequence GTGAAAAAAAAGAGTTATAAACGTAAGAGTATAATGCAGAAAAAAGCTGTTATGGCAGGAGTGGCTCTTACCTGTTTATTTGTGTTCTTAATAGGAAGATTATCATATATTATGATAGTAAAACGCCCAGAATATGCAGGAAAAGCAGAGGAACAGTGGACAAGCGAAGTAAAAATAGATGCAGTAAGAGGTAAGATTCTAGACAGAAATGGAAAAGAACTTGCAGTATCAGCTAATGTTTATAGAGTGGATCTTGATTTAACAACTATAAGAGCTTATCTTGATAAAAGAGTAGATCAGCTTTCATCTAAAGAAATAGAACAGAGAAAAAGTGTAGGAATTCCTATTCCTGTAGGCGATGATGGAATAACAACAAGCGATATAGCACCAGCAATTGCGAAGGCTCTTAATATGGATGTAGAAACGGTAAAAGCAAAGCTTGAAACAAAACTTGAAAGTGGTCTGCCAGCTGGCTCAGCAACTCTTATAAGAAGAATTGAAAAAGAGGATGCAGATAAAGTAAAATCCTTAAAAATTAATGGAATAGTAGTTTCAAAAGATACAAAGAGATATTATCCTAATAATAATTTTTTAGCACACGTACTAGGTGTAACAGGAAATGATGGGAAAGGTCTTACTGGAATAGAATCTGAGTATAATACTTACCTTTCAGGAATTCCTGGAGTTAAAATAGGAGAATTTGATAAAAATAATAATGATCTTCCTTATGGAGATTCTCAGTTTACATCGCCAGTAAATGGGAAGGATGTTACCCTTACTATTGATGAAACAATTCAATCTTTTGCTGAAAAAGTGGCTCAGCAGGCATATGAAGACAACAAAGCAAAAGCAACTTCTGTTTTGGTTATGGACCCTAAAACTGGAGAAATACTTGCAATGGTAAATAAGCCAGATTTCAATCCTAATACTCCTTATGAAGGCTATGAAGGTTTTGATGGAGCAACTGAAGGTGATAAGATCCAAAAAATGTGGAGAAATAGATTAGTAAGTGATTCATTTGAACCTGGATCTATATTTAAAGTAATAACTGCAATAGCAGCTTTAGAAGAAAATTTAGTTAATGAAAATACTACATTTGAATGTGGTGGTGGTCTTGATTTTGGTAACAGGCGTATTAATTGCTGGGAAACTCAAGGTCATGGATTACAGACATTTCCAGAAATAGTTCAGAATTCGTGTAATGTTGGATTTATGAAAGTTGGAGAAATGCTTGGTAAAGAAAAATTTTATGAATATATAAAGAAGTTTGGTTTTGGAGACCTTACTGGAATAGATCTTCAAGGAGAAGCTGATGGTATAGTTAAAATACCTCAGAATATATCACCAACAGATCTTGCAACAATTTCTTTTGGACATACAAATACTGTTAATTCAATGCAATATATGGCGGCTTTTAATTCAGTTGCAAATGGTGGAACATGGATACAACCTCATATAATGAAAGAAGTAACTCACAATGATGATAATGGTGTCGAAATTGTGGATGAAAAATTTGAAGCAAAAAATAGAGAAGTGGCAAGTAGTGAAAAAACAGCTGAACTTAGAAAATACCTTGAGAGGGTTGTTACATCAGGTTCTGCAACAGCAGCATTTATTGATGGATATCATATTGGTGGTAAAACAGGAACAGCACAGAAGATGGAAAATGGTGCATATATAGAAGGTAAATATATATCATCCTTTGTTGGAATGGCACCAGTAGATGATCCAAAAGTTACAGTTATGATAACTGTAGATGAACCTAGCAATGGTAATTATTATGCAGGTCAGGTTGCAGTTCCTTATGCTCATACATTGTTTACTGATATATTTAATTATCTTAATAATCAGTTCTCACAAGATGATGTTGGTAAAATTGCTAAAGAGGTAGTTATACCAGAAGTAAGAGGAATGAAAAAAGAAGATGCTCAAAAGGCGTTAAAAGATATTAAGATTCAATGTGATATAGAGGGAAATGGAGATACAATTGTAAGTATGGATCCATATCCAGGATCTTCTATAAAAGAAGGTTCCATAATAAAACTTTATTCGTCAGGAAGTTCTGACAACAGCAATAAGGTTTCAATGCCGGATATTAAGGGATATTCTAAAGAGTCTGCTTATGAATTATTGAGTAAACTTGGAATTACAGCCACATTTGAAGGTGAAGGTGCGGCTAGGGATCAGAGTATATCATCAGGAGAAATTGTTCCAAAGGGAACAAGTGTAAAAATTACTTTAGAAAGTAAGTATAAAGATTAA
- the mraZ gene encoding division/cell wall cluster transcriptional repressor MraZ yields the protein MFIGEYQHSLDSKNRIIVPAKLREGLGNKFVITKGLDGCLYAYPLEEWKILEDKLKTLPLTNKDARTFVRFFFSGACEVELDKQFRGLIPQNLKEYAKIEKDIVSIGVLSRVEIWSKEMWENYNDLNVDFDYIAEKMNDLGI from the coding sequence TTGTTCATAGGAGAATATCAACATTCATTAGATTCAAAAAATAGAATAATTGTTCCAGCTAAGCTAAGGGAAGGTCTTGGTAACAAATTTGTCATCACAAAGGGACTCGATGGTTGTTTGTATGCCTACCCGCTTGAAGAGTGGAAGATACTAGAGGATAAATTAAAAACGTTGCCTTTAACAAACAAAGATGCTAGAACCTTTGTTAGATTCTTTTTTTCAGGAGCATGTGAAGTCGAACTTGACAAGCAATTTAGAGGACTTATTCCACAAAATTTAAAGGAATATGCAAAGATAGAAAAGGACATAGTAAGTATTGGGGTATTATCCAGAGTAGAGATATGGAGCAAAGAAATGTGGGAGAACTATAACGACTTAAATGTAGATTTTGATTACATTGCTGAAAAAATGAATGATTTAGGAATATAA
- the rsmH gene encoding 16S rRNA (cytosine(1402)-N(4))-methyltransferase RsmH produces the protein MEFKHVSVLLNECIDGLNIKEDGIYVDCTLGGAGHSSHILKHLSKNGLLIGIDQDTDALKAAKERLKDYDNVKYVHSNFYNIDSILNELGIEKVDGILMDLGVSSYQLDNAERGFSYMQDAPLDMRMNRDNDFSAYSIINDYSEEELYKIIRDYGEEKFAKRIANFIVNRRAEKPIETTFELVDIIKAAIPAKARREGPHPAKRTFQAIRIEVNSELKILNKTIEDGVNRLNKDGRMAIITFHSLEDRIVKLKFRELENPCTCPREFPMCICGKKPLVKVLNKKGIAPSKEEIEENPRSRSAKVRVVEKV, from the coding sequence ATGGAATTTAAACATGTATCGGTGCTTTTAAATGAATGCATTGATGGATTAAACATTAAAGAAGATGGTATATATGTAGACTGTACTTTAGGTGGTGCAGGACATTCATCGCATATATTAAAGCATTTATCTAAAAATGGATTGTTAATAGGAATTGACCAAGATACGGACGCTTTAAAGGCTGCTAAAGAAAGATTAAAAGACTATGATAATGTTAAGTATGTTCATAGTAATTTTTATAATATTGACAGTATATTAAACGAATTAGGAATAGAAAAGGTTGATGGAATATTAATGGATCTTGGAGTTTCTTCATATCAGCTTGATAATGCAGAAAGAGGCTTCAGTTATATGCAAGATGCACCTTTAGACATGAGAATGAACAGAGATAATGACTTTTCAGCATATAGCATTATAAATGACTATAGCGAAGAAGAGCTTTATAAGATAATAAGAGATTATGGTGAAGAAAAGTTCGCTAAGAGAATTGCTAATTTTATTGTAAATAGAAGAGCAGAGAAGCCAATTGAAACTACATTTGAACTTGTAGACATAATTAAGGCAGCTATACCTGCTAAGGCAAGAAGAGAAGGACCTCATCCAGCTAAAAGAACTTTTCAGGCAATAAGAATTGAAGTTAATTCAGAATTAAAGATACTTAATAAAACTATTGAGGATGGAGTCAATAGACTAAATAAAGATGGAAGAATGGCTATAATTACATTCCATTCTTTAGAAGATAGAATTGTAAAATTAAAATTTAGGGAACTTGAAAATCCATGTACATGTCCAAGGGAATTTCCTATGTGCATATGCGGTAAAAAGCCGTTAGTTAAAGTTTTGAATAAAAAAGGAATTGCACCTTCTAAAGAAGAGATTGAAGAAAATCCAAGAAGTAGAAGTGCAAAAGTAAGGGTTGTAGAGAAGGTATAA
- a CDS encoding stage V sporulation protein D, with protein MKKKKFKDRGQTRKRLSYAAAALTFVFATLTMRLSYIMIVKAPDYSERAEEQWTSEVKIDAIRGKILDRNGKELAVSANVYRVDFDLNSIKTYLRAKLSNLTDQDIEQRKSAGIPLPTEDSGIKTDDIAPAIANALGLNVQDVKKKLETKLPSGADAGSATLIRRITKEDADKVNALKIRGVIVSPDTKRYYPNNNFLAHVLGSTNSDGVGLTGVELQYNSYLAGTPGMKITELEKSNTDYPYTISKFTSPQNGKDVVLTIDENIQAFAEKVAQQAYDENKAKATSVLVMDPKTGEILGMANKPDFNPNTPFEGYENFDGNTESEKTNKMWRNRLVNDTFEPGSIFKVVTAITALEEGAANANTDFFCGGSMAVGGIHPKCWRTQGHGAQKFPDIIKNSCNVAFIQLGQMIGKEKLCEYISKFGFGKVSGVDLPGEAKGIVKPVDKVTEADLATISFGQTNTVNSVQYMTALNAIANGGTLIQPHVMKEITHVDGNGNTVVDESFQPKETTVASAEKTAELRSYLESVVTEGSGKSTFIDGYHIGGKTGTAQKVENGKYSGKYISSFVGMAPVDDPKVTVMITVDEPSNGAYYAGQVAAPAAKTLFSDIFSYLDDKFSDENLSQIPRDIVIPEVRGMSVNDAKKAMSEAKLDCQIEGDGDTIRSMTPYPGYTVKEGSKINLYTSGDGNYNNNVVMPDVRGYSKEDANELLTSLGLVPAFEGTGMVETQSVTQGEVITKGTSVKLTLSLDYKD; from the coding sequence GTGAAGAAAAAGAAATTCAAAGACAGGGGGCAGACTAGAAAAAGGTTGTCATATGCTGCAGCGGCACTCACCTTTGTTTTTGCAACACTTACTATGAGACTTTCATATATAATGATTGTTAAGGCACCTGATTATTCTGAAAGGGCAGAGGAACAATGGACGAGTGAAGTTAAAATTGATGCCATAAGAGGAAAAATATTAGATAGGAATGGAAAGGAGCTTGCGGTATCAGCTAATGTATATAGAGTCGATTTTGATTTGAATTCTATAAAAACATATTTAAGGGCAAAGCTTAGTAATTTGACTGACCAGGATATAGAACAGAGAAAAAGTGCAGGAATACCTTTGCCAACAGAAGATTCGGGAATAAAAACAGATGATATTGCACCAGCAATAGCAAATGCCCTTGGACTTAATGTTCAAGATGTAAAAAAGAAGCTAGAGACAAAACTTCCAAGTGGTGCAGATGCAGGTTCAGCTACATTGATAAGAAGAATTACAAAGGAAGATGCTGATAAGGTTAATGCATTAAAAATAAGGGGAGTAATAGTATCACCAGATACTAAGAGATATTATCCAAATAATAATTTTCTTGCTCATGTTCTAGGAAGTACAAATAGTGATGGTGTAGGATTAACAGGAGTAGAACTTCAGTATAATTCATATTTAGCTGGAACTCCTGGAATGAAGATAACAGAACTTGAAAAAAGTAATACAGATTATCCATATACAATATCTAAATTTACATCTCCTCAAAATGGAAAGGATGTTGTTCTTACAATAGATGAAAATATTCAGGCTTTTGCTGAGAAGGTGGCTCAGCAGGCATATGATGAAAATAAGGCCAAAGCAACCTCTGTTTTGGTTATGGATCCTAAAACAGGAGAAATCCTTGGAATGGCTAACAAGCCAGATTTTAATCCTAATACTCCTTTTGAAGGATATGAAAACTTTGATGGAAATACTGAAAGTGAAAAGACAAATAAAATGTGGAGAAATAGACTTGTTAATGATACTTTTGAACCGGGATCAATATTTAAGGTTGTAACTGCAATAACTGCTTTAGAGGAAGGTGCTGCAAATGCAAATACTGATTTTTTCTGTGGAGGTTCAATGGCAGTAGGAGGAATACATCCAAAATGTTGGAGAACTCAAGGGCATGGTGCTCAAAAATTTCCGGATATTATTAAGAATTCGTGTAATGTTGCATTTATACAACTTGGACAAATGATTGGTAAAGAGAAGCTTTGTGAATATATAAGTAAATTTGGTTTTGGAAAAGTAAGTGGTGTAGATCTTCCAGGAGAAGCAAAAGGTATAGTAAAGCCTGTTGATAAAGTAACAGAAGCAGATTTAGCAACTATTTCATTTGGACAAACTAACACTGTAAATTCAGTTCAATATATGACAGCATTAAATGCTATTGCAAATGGTGGAACATTAATTCAACCACATGTTATGAAAGAAATAACTCATGTTGATGGTAATGGAAATACTGTAGTAGATGAATCATTTCAACCAAAGGAAACTACTGTTGCAAGCGCTGAAAAAACAGCTGAATTAAGATCTTATCTTGAAAGTGTTGTTACAGAAGGTTCTGGAAAGAGCACATTTATTGATGGATATCATATTGGAGGAAAAACAGGAACAGCTCAAAAAGTTGAAAATGGTAAATATTCAGGTAAATATATATCTTCTTTCGTAGGTATGGCACCAGTAGATGATCCAAAGGTTACAGTTATGATAACTGTAGATGAACCAAGTAATGGAGCATATTATGCAGGTCAGGTAGCAGCACCAGCTGCAAAGACTCTATTTAGTGATATTTTTAGTTACCTTGATGATAAATTTTCTGATGAGAATTTAAGCCAGATACCAAGGGATATTGTAATTCCAGAAGTTCGTGGAATGAGTGTTAATGATGCTAAAAAGGCAATGTCTGAGGCAAAACTAGATTGTCAAATTGAAGGAGATGGGGATACTATAAGATCTATGACACCATATCCTGGCTATACTGTTAAAGAAGGATCAAAAATAAATCTTTACACAAGTGGTGATGGGAATTATAATAATAATGTTGTAATGCCAGATGTTAGAGGTTATTCCAAAGAAGATGCAAATGAGTTATTAACAAGTTTAGGTCTTGTACCTGCGTTTGAAGGAACTGGAATGGTTGAAACGCAAAGTGTAACACAAGGCGAAGTTATAACAAAAGGAACATCGGTTAAGTTAACATTAAGTTTAGATTATAAAGATTAA